The sequence CACAATGGAGGGAGAACTCAACATCCACAATGGTGAAGGGAGGACCCGAAATCTATCATGGCAAAGAGATGATTTGAAGCCTTCATGATAGAAGGACCCAAAATTCATCATAGCGAAGGGAAAACGTGCTTGAGACGCATGGGTTAGGAAAACGTGACTTGCATGAAAAAATCTATCATGTTGGATGCATAAGATCAATATGCTCGAGACACATGAGTCAAAAAAACTTGACCCATATGAAGAAATCTGTCACAACGGAGGCACAAGGCCAGCATGCTCGAGACATATGAGTTAGGAAAACTTGACCCGCGTGAGAAGAAATTTGTCATGACAATAAGACAAGGCCAACATGCCCGAGTTGTATGAATCGAGAAACTCAACCCATGTGAAGAAATCCATTAAGACGGAGGAACAAGACCAACGTACTTGGGAcgcatgagttaggaaaacccgaCCCGTATAAGAAAAAAATGTGTCATAACAGAGACACAAGGCCAACATGTCTGAGAtgcatgagttaggaaaaccttACCCATGTGAAAAGACATCTACCATGGTAGCGACACAAGGCCAACGTGCTTGAGACatatgagttaggaaaacctaaCCCATGTAAAGAAATTCACTACGACAGAGGCATAGGACAAAGTGTGATCAAGGCATGTGAGTCGAAAAAGCATGACTTATACCAAGCAAAATTCGTTAGGATAGAAACGCATGCCCAACATGCTCGAAACACTTAAATCGAAAATATTTTACCCATAAAACAAAATTCCGAATGCTCCATGGTCGAAAACCTCTCTCAacctcagttttttttttttatatgtgacATATTAGGAGTAAAATATTTTCACCTTGAAAACACCTTAGATAATTCTATATTTACAAATTCGAACTACATCGGATTGATCAAGACGTTAATGACATTGTTTCCTAATATACATCATCGTATTAAGCTGATATGGTTGAATGAGATTGAAACATTGATAAAGTGAAAATAGCATATTACCTACGTGAAAATAAAAATGACATGTCAACAATCGTTACTTATCACATCTCCCTACAAAGTTATAGGAACATATGGTTTTACTTAGCTAATTAAAACTTTATTTAAAACCTTGATTAGTAGAAGCATATGTATATATCCGATTGTAAAGGACATAAATCGTCGTATATCATAAAAGGAAAATAAGAAATGATCCATTCAAACCATATGATATACCGATCCTTTGACGATAAGTGAACACATGCCTCTGCGATTGCCATCTGAAATAACACCAATTCGAACCCAGATTAAACCACGGTTCAAAATGTTGACCCGAGAACACCATTCGAGTAACCAGTTGACTCGATCGAATCACCTGTGTCTTTTACCATGGAATTTAACATAACTGTAGTTACCGATTGAGAGCAGGCAGCCTCGGAGTCCGAATCCATGGCTTCTTCTTCACGCTTCCTCTTTGCCCTCCCACTATTTTCCTCGGACCGTTCTCCCTGAACGTGACACTTCCAAGTCCCCACCGCGATGGCCAAATGCGCGCGCCTCGATGCCGCCAGCTTCCGCCTCTGGCTGGCCTTCTTCCCTTCCCTCCTTCGCCGAAGGCTCCTCCAGGCCGTGGCTTGCGGGGCCTACCTTCACCGTGGTCGCCGCGGGTCCTGCGGTGGAGCCGGCTTCAACGCGGTGAAGCAGCAACCCCGCCGCACCAGGCCCGGCGGTTCGGAGCGGCTTGTGGAGCTGCTGCGGGCGGAGTCCTCCGACGACTCCGGCTCCGACGAGGCGTCGGACGATGAGACGCGCCGCAAGGTCGAGTCTTTCGAGGAGCTCCAGCGCGTCGTGGGCTGGCTGCAGCTCGACGGCCACAGTACCGGCGAGGATCGGAGGGAGGAGGCGGCAGCGGAGGTGCGGAGGCTCGCGAAGGACGACCCCGGGGCGAGGGAGACGCTCGCGATGCTCGGGGTGATTCCGCCTTTGGTCGGCATGCTCGACTCAGATGATCCCGACCTCCATATCGCCGCACTCTACGCGCTTCTCAATCTGGGGATCGGCAACGAGTTGTAAGCCCCCTCTCATTCTCTGATCTGGGGTCGAAATCTTACCTGCGGTCGCGATTGCAGGAACAAGGCGGCCGTCGTGAAGGCCGGCGCGGTCCACAAGATGCTAAATCTGATTGAGTCCGATAGCTCCGCATTGGTGTCGGAAGCGATCGTCGCCAACTTCCTCGGCCTCAGCGCGTTGGATTCTAACAAGCCCATCATCGGCGCTTCCGGCGCGATTCGTATCTTGCTATCCGCCTTCCGAAGCCCCGACACCAGCCCGACAGCCAGGCAGGACGCTGTCCGCGCCCTCTTCAACCTCTCCATTGCCTCCGTCAACCTCCCCCTCCTCGTCGACGCCGGCCTAGTCCCCGCGCTCCTGGAGGTGGTCGGCGACATGGCGGTGAGCGAGCGAGTCCTCGCTCTGCTCTCCAACCTCGTGGCCGCTGGCGAGGGGCGGCGCGCTTTGAGCCGCTCCGCCGACGCGTTTGCCATCCTCGTCGACGTCCTCGGGTGGAGCGACGCCATCGCGTGCCAGGAGAAGGCGGCATATATTCTGATGGTGATGGCCCACAAGTGCCACGCCGACCGAGCGGCCATGCTCGAGGCCGGGGTCGTCTCCGCCCTCCTCGAGCTCACGCTGCTGGGCACGCCGCTTGCGCAGAAGCGAGCCTCGCGGCTTTTGGAGATCCTAACCATGGATAAAGGAAAGAGAGTATCGGAGAATGGAGGACGTTCCGGCGTGCCGGCGGTGTCAGCGCCGCTGTGCGGAGGTGCATCTGAGGCGTCaagggcggaggcggaggcgaagGAGGGGATGAGCGAGGAAAGGAGGGCGGTGGCGGAATTGGTTCAGCAGAGTCTGCAGACCAACATGCTAAGGATCGTCCGGAGAGCGAACTTGCCGCAGGATTTCGCGCCGTCGGAACGTCTCCAAGCGCTCACCGCCCCCTCCACCACCAAAAGCTTGCcattctaaagagaagaaaaggtaatgtaattatgaatcgaAGGTTTTGCCTCTCCTCAATTTTGCCTCTCTTCCGTCGCTCTCTCGCTAAAAGAACCGTCTTTGCTATCGCTGTCTATCAATGTTGTGAGTCGTGACCCGTCTCTATCCTCAAAAATGGTTCCTTTATTTTCATGTGCGCTTCTCATTCTTCTCTTCCTACTGTGGTTTCTTATTATCTTCTTATTCTTCGCATTGTAGTCTTATATAAGAAAGATCAATCATTTTCATTTTCCTCTCTCTGCTCCGCTCCCAGTATTCTTCTTATGATCTCTGCTTTCAGTTCTCAGTCCTCACCCAAGATTGCGTCTTTGGAGGCAAAAGTTTCTGCTACTATTTGTTTCTCTGCTATCTTCTTCTTGATCTCTGGCACatgttgagaaaagaagaagaatcatAGTCATCTTATTTCCAATACAGAATTGGAGTAGGCAATGTGTTGTTGCAGGAGGAAGAGAGATCAAAGTAAGCTTCACGCAGAGCAGAGCAAGACTCCACCTTTCTGTCTCTTCCATGGGTTACATTTTTGTAAAGATTTAGTTAGTCTTTCCTTTGATTTCTTTTGCTAGTTTGTATCTCAAGTCAGGGAATAAATATTATGTGAATTGTAGTATGCCTGTGGTCGTCACTCGTCTCAGTGTACGTCGCGGTGAGTACCGAGTACTGAAAGGAGTTTGGATCTTCTGCTTCCAATTATTGTACGGGTTCAATTATCATCGAAGGTTCACGTTCAATCAGTGGCATCCATGAATGAGAAGTTGGATTCATGTATATGGATTCTTTCTACGTGTGTATCGGTTCTAATTTCATCAAATTC comes from Musa acuminata AAA Group cultivar baxijiao chromosome BXJ3-3, Cavendish_Baxijiao_AAA, whole genome shotgun sequence and encodes:
- the LOC135633407 gene encoding protein spotted leaf 11-like, which produces MAKCARLDAASFRLWLAFFPSLLRRRLLQAVACGAYLHRGRRGSCGGAGFNAVKQQPRRTRPGGSERLVELLRAESSDDSGSDEASDDETRRKVESFEELQRVVGWLQLDGHSTGEDRREEAAAEVRRLAKDDPGARETLAMLGVIPPLVGMLDSDDPDLHIAALYALLNLGIGNELNKAAVVKAGAVHKMLNLIESDSSALVSEAIVANFLGLSALDSNKPIIGASGAIRILLSAFRSPDTSPTARQDAVRALFNLSIASVNLPLLVDAGLVPALLEVVGDMAVSERVLALLSNLVAAGEGRRALSRSADAFAILVDVLGWSDAIACQEKAAYILMVMAHKCHADRAAMLEAGVVSALLELTLLGTPLAQKRASRLLEILTMDKGKRVSENGGRSGVPAVSAPLCGGASEASRAEAEAKEGMSEERRAVAELVQQSLQTNMLRIVRRANLPQDFAPSERLQALTAPSTTKSLPF